ATGCTTTGTACGTTGGTGTTGAACAGGATTACCCGACAAATAAACAGCACTTACATTGTCACAATATACCAATGTTGCCTTCTGTACTGGACAATGCAACTCGAGAAGAAGATTACGTCGCCAACATGATTCTGAAACTAGATAAAGACAGCGTGGGCTGTCGCTTTGAGGACCAAGATAATAAGTTGTCCCCGAGAAAAACACAGTAACCAGATGTAGATCTCCTTGTATCAGGACACCCACCCCAATCCGCATCAGTGTAAGAGACCAGAGATGAGACAGATGATGGGTATAAATGCAAGCCCTGGTCTAAAGTACCTTGGACATAGCGAATGATACGTTTGAGACCAGACATATGATCCGTCCTTGGATCATGCATGTGAAGACAAATTTGTTGGACGGCGTAAGAAATGTCCGGCCGTGTAATGGTAAGGTACTGTAACGCCCCTGCAAGTCGCCGATAGCGAGCAGGATCATCAACTGGAGTACCAGAAGTGGCactaatttttgattttgtgtcAACTGGAGTAGCTGATGGTTTACAAGATGCCATGCCAGCACGCTCAACAATTTTCTCAGCATATTTGCGTTGAGAGAGAAACAAACCACCCTTGTGGCGAGTGACTGCAATGCccaaaaaatgatttaaaggACCAAGATCCTTCATAGCAAACTCAGAACTGAGACTAGCCATAATATAATGCCGGAGAGCATGAGAAGAAGCAGTAagtataatgtcatcaacatataccAAAATGTATGCCATATCTGTCCCCTGTTTGTAGATGAATAAGGAGGTGTCACATCGACTATTAGTGAAGCCGAGAGATAAGACATAGTCAATCGTAAACAATCTCAACACGGCCGAAAATTTCAGAATGGTCGTGGTGGTGGCCGAAATACCAAGGGAGGTAATGGCAGGGGCAACAAGGCTAGCCCACCAGGACAACAACAACAGATGCCATTTTGGGGTTGGGATCCGTATGCAAATTATGGATGGTCTCAATGGGCTACTCCACCATGCCCTATGCCTACCCAAGGATGGGCTCGACCTCCCCCTTCTAATAACAAACCTGGTGTAGAGATGACAAACAActacaaaattcaaaatatttaccaTTATATCTATAATAGATAAAAAGTACAGTGGTGGTAGTATACTAGTGCTTTATATTCACCCATGATTAATATGCAGTGGGAAAAGGAGACATATAAAAGAGTTCTAATAAAGATACCTTAGTTTTTGAAGCATATGCCGTGAAGTAATTAATATACTTTACCCATGCATGTTAGCCCTGAAAACCAACAAAATCAGAAAGTTTATCAGCTTCCAATCATTTATAAAACTAAGTCTTCTTTATTTACAGCTTAACAATAATAAAAGGCTATCCATATATAACAACTAAATCCtacttataataaattttaatattataccaATAGATTATGTTGGGTGCACATCAAGGATATACTACAAGAAAACTGAACATgctaaaaaattacattttgttCAGCAGTTTTTAAAATCCTAAATTATATCCTATATATGAAGAAGCAGCAGTTTTTAAAATCCTAAATTATGTCCCAGAGCTTATGAATCTATCAGATTAATATATGCGCGTCCAGGATGtgattagtttaatattgtggAAATTAATTTGCTGTCCTGTAATCCTGTGAGTAGTTGAAATGAGAAAGAAACTTATGCATTAATGAAATTTAAGCTGAGTTGCATTTTTTGAGAGAACAATCTGTCCTTTGCGACTCTATATGGGTGATTTTTCATCCATTGTTAATCAATTCATAACAGCAAAGCTCTGTTTCTATTTTGTAGAAGCAGTATACACTGAGGGAGTTGTACTATAATAAATAACAAAGGATAATCAATCCTGTGGGCTTTGTTATCTGGACTCAGCTTGTAGCCTTAACCAACCAACTGCAAACACAGTTTGTTATTAAAAAATGGCACAACTTAGATGTGTTGTTGAAGAGAATGGCATCATGCCATTATCAGTGAGAGCCAAGACGTATTGAGAAAAGATTAGAATCAGTGAGATGCCTCGGGACATAGAGGAAACTGTCCAAGGTTTTTTTGCCAATTCGAGATGTTGTGTGAATTAGTGTCTTGTGTTAAAGGAACTAGAGACGTTGTTGGACTATGACACATCGATTTGCAGTGAGCAACAGGATCTTGTCAGTAGACTGGAGCCTCTGCCAGACAATGGTTCCAAATCTGATCTGTAATTCTCAGTTTCTTGGTTGATAAGGGACTAAATTAACTCAGTATTATGACCTAAGAAAGTGAAAGCGCATAAATTAGTTAGTGTGATAAATAAATCTCTGTTACTTCACGATGGTCCAATCCCCCAAACTTTTCTAATGTTTCCTCCAGACTATTATGATGCTGAAGTAGAGCACATTGCTGCTCTACAGAACTCTAGTTTCGATGAAATCAGCTATTGGAGGATTTACTTCTGATTCTAACAAACCACATGGTGCTTGACAATGAAAGAACATACAGGAG
This genomic window from Daucus carota subsp. sativus chromosome 7, DH1 v3.0, whole genome shotgun sequence contains:
- the LOC108194089 gene encoding uncharacterized mitochondrial protein AtMg00810-like, coding for MLQKLRFVIRRGRSSPSLGRHRAWWSSPLRPSIICIRIPTPKWHLLLLSWWASLVAPAITSLGISATTTTILKFSAVLRLFTIDYVLSLGFTNSRCDTSLFIYKQGTDMAYILVYVDDIILTASSHALRHYIMASLSSEFAMKDLGPLNHFLGIAVTRHKGGLFLSQRKYAEKIVERAGMASCKPSATPVDTKSKISATSGTPVDDPARYRRLAGALQYLTITRPDISYAVQQICLHMHDPRTDHMSGLKRIIRYVQGTLDQGLHLYPSSVSSLVSYTDADWGGCPDTRRSTSGYCVFLGDNLLSWSSKRQPTLSLSSFRIMLAT